From Rhododendron vialii isolate Sample 1 chromosome 7a, ASM3025357v1:
TGGACCGATAACATTTTAATGAATTATTTCAAAACTCCAAAAGAGAGCTTCACAAAGTGAGCACGAATTAGTTCTAAACGTTCAAATATTCATGTTGTTCTGAGACTTTATAGGATCTTGCACCAAGCCAAGCACAATATCACAACTGACCACAAGCTTACACAACATTATAATCATCTGCAAATATGAAGTACACCCTCCTCGAGACTTTTTGCAGTTGTTTAAGTGTAATTATTTTGTGTCTTTGGTTAGCTATTTGGTTTTAATTTGTTGTAGGTTCTAACTCTATTCATAACTTCATTTTTTTCGTTTGGGGACTATTAGTATTTCATAAATCATGTTTGAAATGTTAAAATTGATTAAAACCACTACAAACAATCAATTGTATTCCATAATGCACAAGGTTAGAACATGTTTaccaatgagttttttttttttttgggtatttgtaAGTAATTGAAATGATTTATGACTATGAGCTCAGTTTCTGGCTCCCATTAAAAAGTGGCCAATACTGGCGATAGTATACTTATTGCTTGACTGATTGTTAAGCCGACTGGTACCCTTTTAAATCCATAATAGTGAACTTCAACCATCCATGTGCCCACTATATTTTTGGAGGCTCACATCCAGCCATATCACTTTCCACAAGAATAAATGCAGCTATGGTTAGACCTGGTATGTTGATTGGTTTTATCATCTTAGAAACACCAACACACTGGAAGAGGTCATCTATCATTGTCGAGCTGGGACACGGATATGTCCAGACAGGTCTCTGAGCATGTATATTAGTCGACAAAAATGTCCGattttattttggttgttaATTTCAAACTTGTCGCCTGACACAACTAGACATGTCACTGGAGTATGGAGACATCTTTCATTCTGAAGAGATAAGGTGCAGTGAACCACCACACGGCTGAGTTTTTTGTATGTATTTTTGGAGAGAAATCAGATTTGGTgttacaaaagaagaagaaaaggaacaaaagcATAAACATTCGATTTTTTCTCATAATGGAGCGAATCAGAGTTTGAAATAGTTGGCGTTGGACAAAACTGAGTTGAACTTTGTTGTGTTCGTGTGTAATAGTGTGCTGTGTCGGTTTCCGTTTCCGTACTTCTTAGATCGCTGTTGGTCTAATAGACTGATTACCTGGTTGTTTTCTCAACTTAGTGGTCAGGGCTCAAGTACCCTTTTCTTGAAGACAAAGATTAAGAACTATAGAAGAGAAAATAATGAAAGCTTTTATGTGAACACCTTTGATGCATATTGAACTCTTTCGTTGTTTTCCCTCTCACTTTGTTGCCCCTTTCGTTGTTTTCCTTCTCACTTTGTTGCTCTTCTTGCTACAAAGTGTGTATTAGAGATGATGGTTACCACTAACCACTAGTACATCCCAATTCGATAATTAGTtctacaaaaatattagaatttgTTACTTACCTTGTAATTCGTCCTAATGATTGTGATGCAGGAAAATTGGGATCATATCTCAAAAACTTGGGGTTCTGGATTTCTGATCACCCGCTTTGTCAGCGTCATCGTGTCaccggttctctctctctctctctctctctctctctctctctctctctctctctctctctcagttccTTGTATTGCCTTTCGCCATTCCCGTGTCACATCACCACTCATCTTGTGGTCTATAGGGAGAATTTTGATGTTTGATTCCTCACAAAtgctttttttcccccttgtgTTCTTAGTTTTCTTCTTATGAGAAAGCAAAAGAAGTGGAGGAGTTTTTTGCAAGCCGTAGTAAGCCTTCAATCACAAGGACCCTGAAGCAGAGCCTTGAGCGGGTTCACATTAATGCCAAGTGGGTTCAGAGCATTCAGACTGAGAAACATCTAGCAGAAGCTGTGCAAGAGTTGGCATGCAGGAAATAGTAGGAAACACTTATGTTCGGCTGCCTCACTTTGATATCAAAAGAGCCTTTTCAGATTGGATTTCCGCTATTGGTAACCAAAACTTTCAAAATAAGAGCAACGTAGTAAATTAGTAATAATTGACCCTGAGCAAACAAAGCACTTTGTTCTGTACACTTTGGATGAGATCAAGGATTTCATTTTACATGTGACTTCTTTCATTTGGTTGGTTTGATGCATGTTTAAAgcgatttttgttttttgaactttACTACTATGGGAGTTCGTAAATGAGCTTCTTTATCGTGTGCTATTCGATTATGGAGTAATTCATGGGATGCCAAAATTTATGGCCTTTCGCTGGATGATTCTCGTGATTTGTAGCACGTTGGATGCTTAATCTCAAGCAATTTGTACTTAAGGTTAACATGCAAAACCTCTCCGCGACTGCTTCGGCAACGGCAACTGACGTTTGACTCGACTTgctactttttcttttctctaatgtatataataaataaatgattatTTGGTTGCTTGCTTCACTAGGTTTTTGACGTTTTGGCCATGAATTTCTGGTGCAGTAGGGAAAATATTGATCGGTTCAAACGCCTCCGCATAAAGCGACGATTGAGTTCAGTTGGTGACGTTTGACTCGATTTTTTGATGGTTGACCGACCTTTGTTTTTACCACTTTGTTGCTTTGATTCTGATAAATTTAGAACAATCATTGTCACactcttctatttttttgttagcACTTTTTGTCATTTGTCCATGTGAAATTACTAAGTTACTCTTAGCTTTTGAGTCACTCTTTTCATATGAAGGGCAATTTAGTATTTTcacatgaataaagacaaaaaaggtgGTGCAAATGAATATAATGGAAATGTTGTGAAACTGATGGATGACAAAAGGTTCACAGTGATTGAAGTCATTAATTTTTCAGCGAATTAAGTTTACGAATAAGAAACACAGTTGTAACATAGCGTATTAATTATATGTTTGATATTTCATCTTTATAAAGACTGAAGGAAAATTGTAATGAAAGGTAAGAATCAGAAGTATCTGATTGATTCTGCTGATTAATTGTGTTTCTGATATTTCCAGAAGAACTATATTTAACATATGTTGTGCTATTATTGTCCTTATTTTATGTTCTGTTCTTTTGCTATTATCTTTGTTTTATATCACATTATCAGCACGAGCCTCTACCCGACTGAGAAGGTAATTGGTTACATTTCACGTTGGTATTTATCACTATTTATGTTTGTCTATTACATGCGTACAAAGATATGTAAATTACAAGTAAATtattaacaaagaaaaaatgttttaccaGAAGTAGTTCCCTGATAAATATACAAAGTATTCTTGCTATTAATAAATTCTTGAAGTCAATTGAATTTTGACAACAATAAATACCTGAAGTATTTActatcaaaaacaaaagtactCGAAGTACTTATTTATGAGCACATGTAATACTTATACTACGAAATGAATTTATATTAAGTGGAGAATGTGCATTTAATATCTCATTCATTATCTGTGATAAATTAACATcgacatatttttatattgctTTGCATATGTGAACTTACAGATGTTGGAGGCTAGAAATTTTTTTCATCGACATATTTTTATAGGAAGGGGATAATGCCACgacattattttttattgcCACGACATTTTCAGCATTCTGACTATCttaacctttctctctctatactaATACTACTCTCCCATACTCCCACTACCAAACCCACTTACATCTCCTATCCTCggctcttttttttccctttctcatttcaattcaatgCTTCGATCTAGTCTTGTACAGCCGATAGGGCGGCGGCAGTGGGACAGAGTGGTTGTCTCAATTTTATCTCCCTCTTTAGTGAACCACCATACCAAACACTCAAATGTGGAGAGGGAGGATTATGTTTTTCGATTTGCTtctaaataatcaaaatctctCGGTCGATTATATGTTGTAAGCTTAATTGAGGGTTCGGAGAGTGAAATTTttaatatgatctacaagtgtgGAAAGGAGGTTAGGGCTGTTGGGGGATGAAGGATGAGATAAAAATGGGTCTTGTGGTGGCGGCAGAGAGGGACAATGAGAGATGGGAGGAGTGTAGAGGCAATGGTTCCTAGAAATTTATAGTACAGTCTAGTATAATTGTTGAGTTGACGATGATGATAGAAGAAGGCAAGAGAACTTATGAGAGAGGGGAACAATCGGGTTCTCTGCGTAtgagttttgagaaatttttgtaaGAGAGACAGTGAGAGAACTCAGAAGAGGAAATGAGGGTATAATTGTCAGACAAAGCACACAGTCGTGGCATTAAACAAATGCATCGTGGCATTATCAGCCACCTTTTTATATTGCTTTGCATATGTAAATTTACAGATGTTGGAGGCTAGAAATTTTTTCATTTGCAAATTAGTGAAAGTCACATTATGCATTGTGCATTTTATTATTGCCAAACATTTTTTCCTAATTAGTTGCACTTGTACCATTAACTTgattgtcttttatttcaacatCCATCTAAATTAATATTTCTAATTTTATAGACGATGTCGAACTACACAAAATTGGATTTCGCGGTACTAGACATTTCTGGAAGGAATTATTTGTCATGGATACTTGATGTGGAAATCCATTTCGATGCTATGGAACTTGGAAATACAATTACCGATGGTAACGACGCATCCTCGAAGGATCGTGCAAAAGCCATGATCTTCATTCGGCACCATCTCCACAAGGATTTGAAGTCTGAATACCTTATAGTGAAAGACCCACTAAGTTTGTGGAATAATCTGAAGGAAAGGTATGGGCACCAGAAGGCTGTAATCCTACCAAATGCTCGTTATCGCTGGTTGAATCTACGGCTGCAAGATTATAAATCTATTAGTGAGTATAACTCTACTCTGTTCAAGAtagttttaattttgaaattatgtggAGAACAGATTACTGAAAAAGATATgtttgaaaatactttttccacttttcatgccAATAATTTGCTCCTGCCGTAGCAATACAAAGAGCATGGGTTTGAGAAATACTCAGATATCTCTTGCCTTCTGGTCGCTGAACAAAACAATGAGCTATTACTGAGAAATCACAAGTCTCGTCCAACTGGTGCTCTACCATTCCCTGAAACGAATAGAGTCTATTTTCTGAGTAATGGACAAGGTCGTGGTCATGGACATAGACGTGGTCGGGGTAGCCATAATTACCAAGTTCGTGGAGGATATATTCAGAAATCAGGCAAGAAATCGGAGTATCCCCAGAAGTGGAATAAGTGGAATAGGTCGGAAGTGTCCAAAGAAAAGGGCAAGAGGGTGCTGAATAAACCTTCTAAGAACTCTGAGGATTCTTGCTACAGGTGCGGTGGGAAGGGTCATTGGTCGCGTACCTGTCATACTCCAAAGTATTTGATAGAGCTTTACCAAGCATCGCttaaggaaaaaggaaaagaaattgaaacaaactTTACCGATCAAATTAGTCAGAACCAATCTGTTGACGCTTTTGAACCCATTGACATTCCGTCTTTCGACATTTTTGAGTACATTGCAAGACCAAGTGGAATCAAAGATGATTTCTTTGGTGATGAAGGTGACTATTCTGAATGGTCACAAGAATAATTATGTGCTTATAGCATACCTCGTGTTTCTATTTATATCCAAAATAAAGACATACTAAGGTTATATCTCAATAATgttatgatgtaataaattaatcaagatGCACTTATTcgataataatattttaaagtgttttttttatttattcgtGAAACTTTTGAAATTGtgttttgtactccctccgtcccctttttaaggttcagtattctattttgagttatcccttaataagtgtccattttgtaaagttagtgggtaaaagttggtatatttttcattttgtccctaaaagtaaattcaattttgaaaagttagtgagtaaaagtgtaatgatgatgtctccatagagggtaaataggaAAAAGTGGAGGTAAGGTTTAATGATAATGTTTtattaataagttggagttacgaagcagaacatttaaaaagggacggaaggagtatataaTAGGGACATGGATACTAATCGTGCACTATCAAACACGAAGATAACTGGTGAAGATATTTGTTTAGTagacaatggtacaatacataCTATTCTCTGAGataacaaatatttcaaacaattGACAAAGGTACAAGCGAATGTCAATACAATATCAGGTTCTGCAAACCTAATTGAAAGCTCTGGAAGAGCAAATATTGTGTTAATAAATGGAACAAATCTAAGTATTGATAATGCTTTGTACTCTACCAGATGCAGAAGAAATCTGTTAAGTTTCAAAGATATATGTTGTAATGGTTATCATATTGAAACCATCAGCGAAGGTAAAGAAGAGTATTTGCGTATCACTTCTTACGTATCTGGCTAGAAGCTAGTACTGGAAAAACTTTCTGCATTCTCTTATGGGTAATATTATATGACAATTATAATAATTCAATCGTATGCTGTTATGCACCAGAAGTGTACTAATCCAAAACTTTTCATGCTATGGCATGATCGCTTTGGGCATCCAGGTTCAATAATGATGCGTCGTATTGTTGAAAATTCACAAGGGCATTCGTTGAAGAACCAAAAGATTCTTTTGCCCAGTAATTATCCCTGTACTGCTTGTTCACAAGAAAAACTAATAACTAGACCATCCATCTCAAAAGTCATTGTTGAATCCCCATCATTTTTACAAAGAATTCAAGGGGATATTTGTGGCCCGATACACCCACCATCTGGACCATTTCGCTATTTCATGATTCTAGTTGATACCTCAACCAGATGGTCACATACTTGTTTATTATCTACAAGAAATATTACATTTGCTAAATTACTAACCCAAATAATTAGATTGTGATTACAGTTTTCAAACTACCCAATCAAAACAATTCGTCTTGACAATGCTAGAGAATTCACATCTCAAATATTTAATGATTACTGCATGTCAATTGGTATTGATGTTAAGCATCTTGTTGCACACATTCatacccaaaatgggttttgcTGAATCTTTTATTAAAAGACTTCAGTTGATTGCTCGACCATTActtatgaaaataaaattacCAGTTTCTACTTGGGGACATGCTATCTTACATGCTGCATCTCTAATCCGTGTTAGACCAACTTCATATCACAAATATTCGCATACACAACTTGTACTTGGTCAACAACCGAATATCTCTCACTTAAGGGTTTTTGGTTGTGCTGTGTATGTGCTCATTACACCTCCCCAATGCACAAAAATGGGTCTTCAACGTAGACTTGGTATATATGTTGGTTTTGACTCTCCTTCTATCATTAGATACCTTGAACCCTTAGCAGGTGATGTTTTTAAGGCACGATTTGAGGATTGTCATTTTGATGAATTAATATTCCCACCATCAGGGGGAGATAAGTTGCAGCCAGAAGCTCAACGAGAAATTATCTGGAATGCTTCGATGTTATCTCATCTTGATCCGCGTACTAATCAATGTGAACTAGAAGTTCAAAGGATCATTCATTTGCAAAGTATTGCAAATCGATTACCGGATGCATTTACCGACTGAAAGAGGGAAAGTGTTGCAAATCGGTTACCGGATGCATTTACCGACACAAAGAGGGTAACTAAATCCCATATACTAGCTGCTAACGTTCCTGCACGGATTGAAGTTCCTGCTAGACAGACCACTTGTACAACAGGTGATGAATCTAAGACACGCCAAAAGCGTGGGAGACCAGTCAGTGCAAAAGATAAATTTTCCCGAAAGAGAAAAATCCAAGGCAAAGAGATTGATGCCCCAGAAGTAGCTGACACTCTCAAAGAGACCAACCTAACAAACGCAAGCGCTCCCGAAGAAGCTAAACCTATAGGACACgcaaatgaaaaaatgaatcTATCAATATTTTCTAGTAAGTTTGAATCTCCTAAAGAGGTGTTTCCTGAAGAGGAACagtgtcacgccccgccccacAAACAGCACCCAAAGTGGGCCTGAGTCAGCgcgaccacgtggcattccacacagaagaccaaacTACACCTCACAACCTATCAGAAACAAACATtcagcggaagacttaacaccTTAACATAAAATGAATCAACGTATTGACCAATCAACCATGACATCGCACAGCCAAAAAATAATATCTGCattatagtactttaaaaattctatacttcaacacatCTACCGATAACTTACTTACAACTTGCATaaaccaacttcttcatcaaccACCTACAACAAACTTGACCATTCACACCGCTAAGGCTAACCTCAAATAGAACACCAGCCATCGACCAAAGTTAATTACAACTTATACAATTTAAAATCTTTGATTATCCTTAGCTACAACTTCATACAAATTAAGTTCTGCACCAGTTAAGGCACTCCACAACAACGTAACCAAAATCTCACCTGACGCTAGCAAAACACCTTAACACAATGACCGGTAatggacccactctaagcaacctgctacctgacagaccaaaaagaaaagccagagtgtgtgagacatagaaatgctcaacataataccacaaatacccgaaggaatatcaacCAGGATGCACATCACCAACATAACTGAAATACTTGAATGTATACAACAGTTATAACCAACATATCCACCCAACtgagcaataataatcaatgcacaacaatatgaatgtaattacatcacatgcagtgacacgtctgccacatcccatgtacccaaggtattgtgtcccgcacaccataTTCCCATTCAcccgttaattagacggcacgACCCACGACATAGTGTGACTCTCTCCACAATCCTTaagcgggtacaatcaacacccCACAACATGAATATCAATAACTAAACCTCagttagcatgatatacaaccTCCAAGCATACATATCATCATGCATGTATATCAACTGCTAAATCATCtgttagcatgatatacacccACCACTATAGCAACAtcccataaaaataatcatatcaAAAGTTAACTACGATTAGTAAGATATACACTCATCATCACAACAATATCTCATAAAAGATAATCACATCGAAAGCTAACTACGATTAGtaagatatacactcaccaccacaacaatacTTCATAaaagataaccatatcaaaaactaactacgattagcaagatatatactcaccaccacaacaatattatattaaggagaaccatatcaaacacattCACCTTCGTATCAACCGAGGtacgccaaacttacggtttcggccCCTCCCAATTAATTGGCTTGATACCTAACCACAAGTtaaccatatcagtttattgaacgTTTAAACGTCAAAACTAACTCCTAACAACAATCTATAACACCAACAATAGATTAAAAATGCTTAACGCATACTAGCATGTCCATCTCAAAGGTTTAGAAGTGTCCCTAAACAAGTGTAACACTCAAACACCATATCACCCctatattttgtttgaaatctACAACCAACCTGTCGTATTCtgcctataacttcttataAGGTTAAAACCAGATCAtaaaaccaccaccattatAAACTACACCTCCGGtgcatgaattttgatataaaatttgttaaaaatggAGTCCAAACGATAAAGTTATGCTCGTCtaaaattacacaaaaatctgtctAAAATCACAGATTCTACAAGTctatcaatttcaaatcaaaaactgatttaacctgGTATAAACTAAGCCACAAACTTCACATATTTCAAAAGACatacaagtctagtttcagaatcaacaacCCGTGCGCTAacccgatacccgagctaaaatatatgattatttttctaaaatgtgtcagtgcagcaaatacaaaactcagcagggacacaccaacttgtaaaatccgCCAAATttagaatatgcatctaataaatcctaaatttggtacacaccattacCACACATCAACGTTCATCCCTGAtgttttct
This genomic window contains:
- the LOC131332897 gene encoding uncharacterized protein LOC131332897; amino-acid sequence: MSNYTKLDFAVLDISGRNYLSWILDVEIHFDAMELGNTITDGNDASSKDRAKAMIFIRHHLHKDLKSEYLIVKDPLSLWNNLKERYGHQKAVILPNARYRWLNLRLQDYKSISEYNSTLFKIQYKEHGFEKYSDISCLLVAEQNNELLLRNHKSRPTGALPFPETNRVYFLSNGQGRGHGHRRGRGSHNYQVRGGYIQKSGKKSEYPQKWNKWNRSEVSKEKGKRVLNKPSKNSEDSCYRCGGKGHWSRTCHTPKYLIELYQASLKEKGKEIETNFTDQISQNQSVDAFEPIDIPSFDIFEYIARPSGIKDDFFGDEGDYSEWSQE